Proteins encoded by one window of Microbacterium testaceum:
- a CDS encoding LysR family transcriptional regulator, whose product MKLEHLVRFAALAEELHFPRAAEKLRIPLASLYTTVDKLEEQVGQPLISRTPPTQLTPAGRLLLEEAHLRIADAPPAAPRQKAPGGGKAKANKGKGRAPIVKGEPKPYKKRQGR is encoded by the coding sequence ATGAAGCTCGAGCACCTCGTCCGGTTCGCCGCCCTCGCTGAGGAGCTGCACTTCCCGCGCGCGGCCGAGAAGCTGCGGATCCCCCTCGCCTCGCTGTATACGACCGTCGACAAGCTCGAGGAGCAGGTGGGGCAGCCGCTCATCTCCCGCACCCCGCCGACGCAGCTCACCCCGGCCGGCCGCCTGCTGCTCGAAGAAGCCCACCTCCGCATCGCGGATGCGCCTCCCGCCGCGCCGCGGCAGAAGGCCCCCGGCGGCGGCAAGGCGAAGGCCAACAAGGGCAAGGGCCGCGCCCCGATCGTGAAGGGCGAGCCGAAGCCCTACAAGAAGCGCCAGGGCCGCTGA
- a CDS encoding CTP synthase, with translation MQTSDAGHSDGTTFTTKHIFVTGGVVSSLGKGLTAASLGNLLTARGLRVVMQKLDPYLNVDPGTMNPFQHGEVFVTDDGAETDLDIGHYERFLDIELSQAANVTTGQIYSQVIARERRGEYLGDTVQVIPHITDEIKRRMRLQASEQPQPDVIITEIGGTVGDIESQPFIESARQIRHELGRKNVFFVHVSLVPFMGASGEQKTKPTQHSVATLRSIGIQPDALVLRSDRPVTESNKRKIALMCDVDEDAVVNAIDVPSIYDIPSMLNDQGLDGYIVDALDLDKASDVDWSRWQRVLQAVHNPKHEVTIGLVGKYIDLPDAYLSVTEAIKAGGFGQETHVKITWIPSDLCETPEGAAKALGAVDGIIVPGGFGIRGIEGKLGALRFAREQGIPTLGICLGLQCMVIEYARTVAGLEGASSSEFDPDTAHPVVATMAEQVDILESGDLGGTMRLGLYPAALAEGSLAADLYGSNNISERHRHRYEVNNAYRQQLSDAGLVFSGLNPDLDLVEFVELPRDVHPYYIATQAHPELRSRPTEPHPLFRGLVGAALERHRSSELFDVEED, from the coding sequence ATGCAGACTTCGGACGCGGGACATTCAGACGGCACGACTTTCACGACGAAGCACATCTTCGTCACCGGAGGCGTGGTCTCCTCCCTGGGGAAGGGCCTGACGGCGGCTAGCCTCGGCAACCTCCTCACGGCTCGCGGACTTCGCGTCGTCATGCAGAAGCTCGACCCGTACCTGAACGTCGACCCCGGGACGATGAACCCGTTCCAGCACGGCGAGGTCTTCGTGACCGACGACGGAGCCGAGACCGATCTCGACATCGGCCACTACGAGCGATTCCTCGACATCGAGCTCAGCCAGGCGGCCAACGTCACCACGGGCCAGATCTACTCGCAGGTCATCGCGCGCGAGCGCCGCGGCGAGTACCTCGGCGACACGGTGCAGGTCATTCCTCACATCACCGATGAGATCAAGCGCCGCATGCGCCTGCAGGCCAGCGAGCAGCCGCAGCCCGACGTCATCATCACCGAGATCGGCGGAACCGTCGGCGACATCGAGTCGCAGCCCTTCATCGAGTCGGCGCGTCAGATCCGCCACGAGCTCGGCCGCAAGAACGTCTTCTTCGTGCACGTCTCGCTCGTGCCCTTCATGGGCGCTTCGGGTGAGCAGAAGACCAAGCCGACGCAGCACTCCGTCGCCACGCTTCGCTCGATCGGCATCCAGCCCGACGCCCTCGTGCTGCGCAGCGACCGCCCCGTCACCGAGTCGAACAAGCGCAAGATCGCGCTCATGTGCGACGTCGACGAAGACGCGGTCGTCAACGCGATCGACGTGCCGAGCATCTACGACATCCCCTCGATGCTGAACGACCAGGGTCTCGACGGCTACATCGTCGACGCCCTCGACCTCGACAAGGCGAGCGACGTCGACTGGTCGCGGTGGCAGCGCGTGCTGCAGGCCGTGCACAACCCCAAGCACGAGGTCACGATCGGACTCGTCGGCAAGTACATCGACCTGCCCGACGCGTACCTCTCGGTCACCGAGGCCATCAAGGCCGGCGGCTTCGGTCAAGAGACCCACGTGAAGATCACGTGGATCCCCTCCGACCTGTGCGAGACGCCCGAGGGCGCGGCGAAGGCCCTCGGCGCGGTCGACGGCATCATCGTCCCCGGTGGTTTCGGCATCCGCGGTATCGAGGGCAAGCTCGGTGCGCTGCGGTTCGCGCGCGAGCAGGGCATTCCCACGCTCGGCATCTGCCTCGGCCTGCAGTGCATGGTCATCGAGTACGCGCGCACGGTCGCCGGGCTCGAGGGCGCGTCGTCGAGCGAGTTCGACCCGGATACCGCGCACCCAGTGGTGGCGACCATGGCCGAGCAGGTCGACATCCTCGAGAGCGGCGACCTCGGCGGCACGATGCGCCTGGGCTTGTACCCCGCCGCGCTCGCGGAGGGCTCGCTCGCGGCCGACCTGTACGGCTCGAACAACATCTCGGAGCGTCACCGTCACCGCTACGAGGTCAACAACGCCTACCGTCAGCAGCTGAGCGACGCGGGCCTGGTGTTCTCGGGGCTGAACCCCGACCTCGACCTCGTCGAGTTCGTCGAGCTGCCGCGCGACGTGCACCCGTACTACATCGCCACGCAGGCCCACCCCGAGCTGCGCTCGCGCCCGACCGAGCCGCACCCGCTGTTCCGCGGTCTCGTCGGCGCGGCCCTCGAGCGTCACCGCTCGAGCGAGCTCTTCGACGTCGAGGAGGACTGA
- the recN gene encoding DNA repair protein RecN, translating into MIEEMRLRDLGVIADATLPIGRGFTAITGETGAGKTMVVTGLGLLLGQRADSGAVRKGATQAAVEGVWLVPEEGVVSARVREAGGDVEPVGDGSAELYLGRTVSSEGRGRATVGGRTAPAGVLADLADDLVVVHGQSDQLRLKSSGAQRDALDRFGGEPVIAARTTYRAAWDAWRALDAELTTLTADRDDRAREAEQLRAAIAEIEAAAPIVGEEEELARRAERLANAEDLRVAAVTAHAALSNEDGSPDVVTLLAEARRALERISGSDEALAAIGEVIADLGYRATDASVALSGYLADLDESGPHELAAVDERRGVLAGLARTHGTVEAAISLLETGSARLVELDDDGDRLERLEAQRDAAASELDAAAEALTAARREAAERLGAAVTEELHALALPDARLSVDVAPASPAGHGRDEVSILLAPHPGADPRPVSRGASGGELSRVMLAIEVVIAGVDPVPTFVFDEVDAGIGGAAAIEVGRRLARLAESSQVIAVTHLAQVAAFAGNHLTVVKGHDGAVTASSVRRLDGAEREAEMARLLSGLTDSEAALTHARELLETGRSR; encoded by the coding sequence GTGATCGAAGAGATGCGGCTGCGCGACCTCGGGGTGATCGCGGATGCGACCCTGCCGATAGGCCGCGGTTTCACGGCCATCACCGGCGAGACCGGGGCGGGCAAGACGATGGTCGTGACCGGACTCGGGCTGCTGCTCGGTCAGCGCGCCGACTCCGGCGCGGTGCGCAAGGGCGCGACCCAAGCTGCCGTCGAGGGCGTGTGGCTCGTCCCCGAAGAGGGGGTCGTCTCCGCGCGAGTGCGGGAGGCCGGAGGCGATGTCGAGCCCGTCGGGGACGGTTCGGCCGAGCTCTATCTCGGACGCACCGTCTCGAGCGAAGGACGCGGGCGCGCCACCGTGGGCGGACGCACCGCTCCGGCGGGTGTCCTGGCTGATCTCGCCGACGACCTCGTCGTCGTGCACGGACAGTCCGACCAACTCCGCCTCAAGTCGTCGGGAGCGCAGCGCGATGCCCTCGATCGCTTCGGCGGGGAGCCGGTCATCGCTGCCCGCACAACCTATCGCGCGGCGTGGGACGCCTGGCGTGCTCTGGATGCCGAACTGACCACCCTGACCGCCGATCGTGACGACCGCGCCCGCGAGGCCGAGCAGCTGCGCGCCGCGATTGCCGAGATCGAGGCCGCAGCGCCCATCGTCGGCGAGGAAGAGGAGCTGGCGCGCCGCGCCGAGCGTCTCGCCAACGCCGAGGATCTGCGAGTCGCCGCCGTGACGGCCCACGCCGCCCTGTCGAACGAAGACGGCTCACCCGATGTCGTGACGCTGCTGGCCGAAGCCCGCCGGGCCCTCGAGCGGATCTCGGGCAGCGACGAGGCACTCGCCGCCATCGGCGAGGTGATCGCCGACCTCGGGTATCGCGCGACCGACGCCTCCGTCGCGCTGTCGGGCTACCTCGCAGACCTCGACGAATCCGGCCCGCACGAGCTGGCCGCGGTCGATGAACGCCGCGGAGTGCTCGCCGGACTCGCCCGCACGCACGGAACGGTCGAGGCGGCGATCTCGTTGCTCGAGACGGGCTCGGCTCGTCTGGTCGAATTGGATGACGACGGCGACCGCCTCGAGCGGCTCGAGGCGCAGCGCGACGCCGCGGCCTCCGAGCTGGATGCGGCCGCGGAAGCGCTCACCGCTGCGCGACGCGAGGCCGCCGAGAGACTGGGCGCCGCGGTCACCGAGGAGCTCCATGCGCTCGCCCTTCCCGACGCCCGGTTGAGCGTCGACGTGGCCCCCGCCTCGCCCGCCGGTCACGGACGCGATGAGGTCTCGATCCTGCTCGCCCCGCACCCGGGCGCCGATCCCCGCCCCGTGTCGCGCGGGGCGTCCGGGGGCGAGCTGAGTCGCGTCATGCTCGCCATCGAGGTCGTCATCGCCGGCGTCGACCCGGTGCCCACCTTCGTGTTCGACGAGGTCGACGCTGGAATCGGGGGAGCCGCGGCGATCGAGGTCGGTCGTCGGCTCGCTCGTCTCGCGGAATCGTCGCAGGTGATCGCCGTCACGCACCTCGCGCAGGTGGCGGCCTTCGCGGGAAACCACCTGACGGTCGTCAAGGGCCACGACGGTGCGGTCACGGCATCCAGTGTCCGCCGTCTCGACGGGGCCGAGCGCGAAGCCGAGATGGCCCGCTTGCTGTCGGGACTCACCGACTCGGAAGCGGCGTTGACGCACGCCCGTGAACTGCTGGAGACCGGCCGATCCCGATGA
- a CDS encoding NAD kinase — MTPSDRRILLVVHARRDDTVHAAERILTAVRSAGATPVVSAEDRPELAERLSLEGVQTLGVDVGIDDIELAIVLGGDGTILRAAEVVRGGTVPILGINMGHVGFLAEIERDDMDDAVRRVIDRDYVVEERLALAVRVLNADDEVIFETWALNEATVEKASRERMLEVVMEVDGRPLSSFGCDGIVVASPTGSTAYNFSAGGPVIWPTVEAIAVVPLSAHALFARPLVVSPEAMVAVEVLERTSGSGILWCDGRRSHELPPGARVMVRRSSRPVRLARLHPAAFTDRLVRKFRLPVTGWRGMPGGAA; from the coding sequence ATGACCCCCAGCGATCGCCGAATCCTCCTCGTCGTGCACGCGCGCCGAGATGACACCGTCCACGCCGCCGAGCGCATCCTGACCGCCGTGCGGTCGGCCGGTGCCACCCCGGTGGTGTCCGCGGAGGACCGGCCCGAGCTCGCGGAGCGTCTGTCGCTCGAGGGCGTCCAGACCCTCGGGGTCGACGTCGGCATCGACGACATCGAGCTCGCCATCGTGCTCGGCGGCGACGGCACCATCCTGCGCGCGGCCGAAGTCGTGCGGGGTGGAACCGTCCCGATCCTCGGGATCAACATGGGCCACGTCGGATTCCTCGCCGAGATCGAACGCGACGACATGGACGACGCCGTGCGTCGGGTCATCGACCGCGACTACGTCGTCGAGGAGCGACTCGCCCTCGCGGTGCGCGTGTTGAACGCCGACGATGAGGTCATCTTCGAGACCTGGGCACTGAACGAGGCCACCGTCGAGAAGGCGAGCCGCGAGCGGATGCTCGAAGTGGTGATGGAGGTCGACGGCCGTCCGCTGTCGTCGTTCGGCTGCGACGGGATCGTCGTGGCGTCTCCGACCGGTTCGACGGCCTACAACTTCTCCGCCGGAGGGCCGGTGATCTGGCCGACGGTCGAGGCCATCGCCGTCGTCCCCCTCTCGGCGCACGCGCTTTTCGCACGTCCGCTGGTGGTGAGTCCCGAGGCGATGGTCGCCGTCGAGGTGCTCGAGCGCACGAGCGGCAGCGGCATCCTGTGGTGCGACGGCCGACGCTCGCACGAGCTGCCCCCGGGCGCTCGCGTGATGGTGCGTCGTTCGTCGCGGCCCGTCCGCCTCGCCCGCCTGCACCCTGCCGCGTTCACCGACCGGCTCGTGCGGAAGTTCCGTCTCCCGGTCACGGGATGGCGCGGGATGCCGGGAGGTGCGGCGTGA
- a CDS encoding TlyA family RNA methyltransferase, which translates to MSPRLDAELAARGLARSRSHAAQLISGGLVTVDGRPVVKASTPVETDSVLDVAGADHYVSRGAHKLLAALDAFGVDVSGRVALDLGASTGGFTQVLRERGACPVMAVDVGHGQLSTVVGADPDVVSVEGYNVRFMTADSLAGATGIAERPTVVTGDLSFISLEHVLPAVVATAAPEADVILLIKPQFEVGRTAVKGGLVTDPALRSDAVHGVLWAAWDAGLRTSGLIASPIVGTHGNQEYVAWFSATRGSDPSEWESTVTRLTGSR; encoded by the coding sequence GTGAGCCCGCGCCTCGATGCCGAGCTCGCCGCCCGCGGGCTGGCGCGTTCCCGCTCGCACGCGGCTCAACTGATCTCCGGCGGGCTCGTGACGGTCGACGGCCGCCCCGTCGTCAAAGCATCGACGCCCGTGGAGACGGACAGCGTGCTCGACGTCGCGGGGGCCGACCACTACGTCAGCCGCGGCGCGCACAAGCTGCTGGCCGCGCTCGACGCCTTCGGGGTCGACGTGAGCGGTCGGGTCGCCCTCGATCTCGGAGCGTCCACCGGCGGCTTCACACAGGTCCTTCGCGAGCGCGGCGCGTGTCCGGTCATGGCCGTCGACGTGGGGCACGGTCAGTTATCCACCGTCGTGGGGGCGGACCCCGACGTGGTGTCGGTCGAGGGGTATAACGTGCGGTTCATGACCGCCGACTCCCTCGCGGGCGCCACGGGTATCGCCGAGCGTCCCACCGTGGTGACCGGAGATCTGTCGTTCATCTCGCTGGAGCACGTGTTGCCGGCCGTCGTCGCCACGGCGGCCCCCGAGGCGGATGTCATCCTCCTCATCAAGCCGCAGTTCGAGGTCGGCCGCACAGCGGTGAAGGGCGGGCTGGTCACCGACCCCGCCCTGCGATCCGACGCCGTGCACGGCGTGCTCTGGGCAGCGTGGGACGCGGGTCTCAGGACCTCCGGGCTCATCGCGTCGCCCATCGTCGGAACGCACGGGAACCAGGAGTACGTCGCGTGGTTCTCGGCCACTCGGGGCAGCGACCCCTCAGAATGGGAGAGCACCGTGACCCGACTGACCGGAAGCCGATGA
- a CDS encoding NUDIX hydrolase, with protein sequence MEELRDEKVDLEVVSTDLVYQGAVWDVRSDTVRYGDGEMTRQYVEHPGAAAVVAIDDDERVVLIQQYRHPIKERDWEIPAGLLDVAGEPPIETAKRELTEEADLAADRWQHLVSMHTTPGGNDEVVHLFLARGLRAVETDFEREHEESDMRLERVPLAEVIDGVLAGRLRNGILATGALAAAEVLRREASAR encoded by the coding sequence GTGGAGGAGCTGCGCGACGAGAAGGTCGACCTCGAGGTCGTCTCGACCGACCTGGTCTACCAGGGCGCGGTCTGGGACGTGCGCTCCGACACCGTGCGCTACGGCGATGGCGAGATGACCCGCCAGTACGTCGAGCACCCGGGAGCCGCGGCGGTCGTCGCGATCGACGACGACGAGCGCGTCGTGCTCATCCAGCAGTACCGCCACCCCATCAAGGAGCGCGACTGGGAGATCCCCGCCGGGCTGCTCGACGTCGCGGGCGAGCCGCCGATCGAGACCGCCAAGCGCGAGCTGACCGAAGAGGCCGATCTCGCCGCCGACCGCTGGCAGCACCTGGTGTCGATGCACACGACCCCCGGCGGCAACGACGAGGTCGTGCACCTCTTCCTCGCGCGTGGTCTGCGCGCGGTCGAGACCGACTTCGAGCGCGAGCACGAGGAGTCCGACATGCGCCTTGAGCGCGTGCCGCTGGCCGAGGTGATCGACGGCGTGCTCGCGGGACGCCTGCGCAACGGCATCCTGGCCACCGGCGCCCTGGCGGCGGCCGAGGTGTTGCGCCGCGAGGCCTCCGCCCGCTGA
- the xerD gene encoding site-specific tyrosine recombinase XerD: protein MELERAVETYLRHVALERGLSDHTVAAYRRDLSVYTAWLGERGVVEVEVVTSALIADFAAERASAEPPPASSSLARLQSSVRGLHRFLVREGRVDADPSGRLRPPKAPRRLPKALTIAQVDQLLDAAGPAPGSADASAAEPAAVRDRALLELLYATGARVSEIVQLDVDDTAHGDLLRVRGKGDKERIVPVGSYARAAVEAYLTRVRPALAAKGRATPRLFLGVRGAPLSRQSAWLIIQAAAEKAGLTAHVSPHTLRHSFATHLLQGGADVRVVQELLGHASVSTTQIYTHVSVDALRDVYATSHPRAR from the coding sequence GTGGAGCTCGAGCGCGCGGTCGAGACCTACCTTCGGCACGTTGCGCTCGAGCGCGGGCTCTCGGACCACACCGTCGCCGCGTATCGCCGCGACCTGTCGGTCTACACGGCGTGGTTAGGTGAGCGCGGCGTCGTCGAGGTCGAGGTCGTGACGTCCGCTCTGATCGCGGACTTCGCGGCCGAGCGGGCCTCGGCCGAGCCACCGCCCGCCTCGTCGTCGCTGGCGCGGCTGCAGTCGTCGGTGCGGGGGCTGCACCGCTTCCTCGTGCGGGAGGGACGCGTGGATGCCGACCCCAGCGGCCGACTGCGCCCGCCCAAGGCTCCGCGCCGCCTGCCGAAGGCCCTCACGATCGCTCAGGTCGATCAGCTGCTGGATGCCGCGGGTCCCGCGCCCGGTTCGGCCGACGCCTCCGCCGCGGAGCCGGCGGCCGTGCGCGACCGCGCTCTGCTCGAGCTGCTGTACGCCACGGGTGCCCGCGTGTCGGAGATCGTGCAGCTCGACGTCGACGACACCGCCCACGGCGACCTGCTGCGCGTGCGCGGCAAGGGCGACAAGGAGCGGATCGTGCCCGTCGGCTCGTACGCCCGCGCGGCCGTCGAGGCCTACCTCACGCGCGTGCGACCCGCGCTCGCCGCAAAGGGACGGGCGACACCGCGGCTCTTCCTCGGCGTGCGCGGGGCGCCGCTGTCGCGCCAGAGCGCATGGTTGATCATCCAGGCCGCCGCAGAGAAGGCGGGGCTCACCGCCCACGTCTCGCCGCACACGCTGCGGCACTCGTTCGCGACCCACCTGCTGCAGGGCGGAGCGGACGTGCGCGTCGTGCAGGAACTGCTCGGACACGCGTCGGTGTCGACGACGCAGATCTACACTCACGTCTCGGTCGACGCGCTGCGCGACGTGTACGCGACCTCGCACCCGCGGGCGCGGTGA
- the abc-f gene encoding ribosomal protection-like ABC-F family protein, producing MTATLVAQGLAGGHGHRTLFDGVDLTVAPGDVIGVVGANGAGKSTLLRLLAGVDEPQGGSISLAPSDAFVGWLPQEHERVAGETVAQYIARRTGCAEATREMDATAAALGDASVVGADDAYATALERWLASGAADLDERMPIVLADLGLDVGPDAEMTGLSGGQAARVGLAALLLSRFDIALLDEPTNDLDLDGLERLETFVKGLRGGVVLVSHDREFLARSVTRVLELDLAQNSHRVYGGGYDAYLEERATLRRQAREKYEEYADTKADLVSRARTQREWSSQGVRNAMKKSPDNDKIRRKAATESSEKQAQKVRQMESRIARLDEVEEPRKEWQLEFTIGSAPRSSSVVSTLSGAVFRQGDFTLGPVSLQVNAGERIGITGPNGAGKSTLLRGILGRQSPDEGSASLGSSVAIGEIDQARSLLVGGRALAETFEDFVPEMNAGEVRTLLAKFGLKADHVTRPVDELSPGERTRAGLALLQARGVNVLVLDEPTNHLDLPAIEQLEQALESYTGTLLLVTHDRRMLAAVQTDRRWRVQAGVVTEL from the coding sequence ATGACCGCCACCCTCGTCGCGCAGGGCCTCGCCGGGGGCCACGGACACCGCACGCTCTTCGACGGCGTCGACCTGACCGTCGCGCCGGGAGACGTGATCGGCGTGGTGGGGGCGAACGGAGCGGGCAAGTCCACGCTGCTGCGTCTGCTCGCCGGCGTCGACGAGCCGCAGGGTGGATCGATCAGCCTCGCGCCCAGCGACGCCTTCGTCGGCTGGCTCCCGCAGGAGCACGAGCGCGTCGCGGGAGAGACCGTCGCGCAGTACATCGCCCGCCGCACCGGGTGCGCGGAGGCGACGCGGGAGATGGATGCCACGGCGGCGGCGCTCGGCGACGCCTCGGTCGTGGGGGCGGACGACGCCTACGCCACGGCCCTCGAGCGCTGGCTCGCCAGTGGCGCGGCCGACCTCGACGAGCGGATGCCGATCGTGCTCGCCGACCTGGGTCTGGACGTGGGACCGGATGCCGAGATGACGGGCCTCTCCGGCGGCCAGGCGGCGCGCGTGGGGCTGGCGGCTCTGCTGCTGTCGCGCTTCGACATCGCGCTTCTCGACGAGCCGACCAACGACCTCGACCTCGACGGGCTCGAGCGGCTCGAGACCTTCGTGAAGGGGCTCCGCGGCGGGGTGGTGCTGGTCAGTCACGACCGCGAGTTCCTCGCCCGCTCGGTGACCCGCGTGCTCGAGCTCGACCTCGCGCAGAACTCCCACCGCGTCTACGGCGGTGGGTACGACGCCTACCTCGAGGAGCGCGCGACCCTGCGCCGCCAGGCGCGTGAGAAGTACGAGGAATACGCCGACACGAAGGCCGACCTGGTCTCGCGTGCTCGGACGCAGCGCGAGTGGTCGAGCCAGGGCGTGCGCAACGCCATGAAGAAGTCGCCCGACAACGACAAGATCCGCCGCAAGGCCGCGACGGAATCGAGCGAGAAGCAGGCGCAGAAGGTGCGCCAGATGGAGAGCCGGATCGCCCGCCTCGACGAGGTCGAAGAGCCGCGCAAGGAGTGGCAGCTCGAGTTCACGATCGGATCGGCGCCGCGCTCGAGCTCGGTCGTGTCGACGCTGTCGGGGGCGGTGTTCCGCCAGGGCGACTTCACCCTCGGGCCGGTGTCACTGCAGGTCAACGCGGGCGAGCGGATCGGCATCACCGGGCCGAACGGCGCCGGCAAGTCGACCCTGCTGCGCGGCATCCTCGGCCGTCAGAGCCCTGACGAGGGATCGGCCTCGCTGGGCTCGAGCGTTGCGATCGGCGAGATCGACCAGGCACGGTCGCTGCTGGTCGGCGGGCGTGCGCTGGCCGAGACCTTCGAGGACTTCGTGCCGGAGATGAACGCCGGTGAGGTGCGGACGCTGCTGGCGAAGTTCGGGCTCAAGGCCGATCACGTCACCCGCCCGGTCGATGAGCTCTCGCCGGGCGAGCGCACGCGCGCGGGACTCGCCCTGCTGCAGGCGCGGGGCGTCAACGTGCTCGTGCTCGACGAGCCGACGAACCACCTCGACCTGCCGGCGATCGAGCAGCTCGAGCAGGCGCTCGAGTCGTACACCGGCACGCTGCTGCTCGTCACGCACGACCGGCGGATGCTGGCCGCGGTGCAGACCGACCGCCGCTGGCGCGTGCAAGCCGGGGTCGTGACCGAGCTCTAG
- a CDS encoding HAD-IIA family hydrolase, giving the protein MIFGRSTPPPTPLDGVDVVLADLDGVVYAGPGALPHAVDSLNRAQQEGRRLGYITNNASRTDASVAEHLTSLGLRVAADDVTTSPQAAMRLMRDLVPAGSTLLVIGGEGLVVEVEKAGFVVTRSADDNPAAVVQGFAPEVGWVHLAEAAYALATPVEEGGIPWVATNSDWTIPQARGIAPGNGTLVSAVHTAVGRLATIAGKPERPIFDVAVARTGAQSPLFIGDRLDTDIQGARTAEMRSLLVLTGIDRPKQVLAAPPSQRPDYIVEDLRQLFEPYPTTVVKGDRTRVGDAIVEIDGVDLRIVNDGGRQIDLLRAGAAAIWNSGRAIFGFRVPEQLYADPFRVR; this is encoded by the coding sequence ATGATCTTCGGCCGGAGCACTCCGCCACCGACACCGCTCGACGGCGTCGACGTCGTCCTGGCGGACCTCGACGGGGTGGTCTATGCCGGCCCCGGTGCTCTGCCGCACGCGGTCGACAGCCTGAACCGCGCCCAGCAGGAGGGGCGTCGTCTCGGGTACATCACGAACAACGCGTCGCGCACCGACGCGTCGGTCGCCGAGCACCTCACCTCCCTCGGACTGCGTGTGGCGGCGGACGACGTCACCACCAGCCCGCAAGCGGCGATGCGTCTGATGCGCGACCTGGTGCCCGCCGGTTCCACCCTGCTGGTCATCGGCGGCGAGGGTCTCGTCGTCGAGGTCGAGAAGGCCGGCTTCGTCGTCACGCGCAGCGCCGATGACAACCCGGCTGCCGTCGTCCAGGGCTTCGCTCCCGAGGTCGGGTGGGTCCATCTCGCCGAGGCCGCGTACGCACTCGCGACGCCTGTGGAGGAGGGGGGGATCCCCTGGGTCGCCACCAACTCCGACTGGACGATCCCGCAGGCCCGCGGCATCGCTCCGGGCAACGGCACGCTCGTGTCGGCCGTGCACACGGCCGTGGGGCGGTTGGCCACCATCGCCGGCAAGCCCGAACGGCCCATCTTCGATGTCGCCGTCGCCCGCACCGGCGCGCAGTCGCCGCTGTTCATCGGTGATCGCCTCGACACCGACATCCAGGGTGCGCGCACGGCCGAGATGCGCTCCCTGCTGGTGCTCACCGGCATCGACCGACCGAAGCAAGTGCTCGCGGCGCCGCCCTCGCAGCGCCCCGACTACATCGTCGAAGACCTCCGTCAGCTCTTCGAGCCGTACCCCACGACGGTCGTCAAGGGCGACCGCACCCGTGTGGGTGATGCGATCGTCGAGATCGACGGCGTCGATCTCCGGATCGTCAACGACGGAGGGCGGCAGATCGACCTGCTGCGTGCCGGCGCGGCGGCCATCTGGAACAGTGGTCGTGCCATCTTCGGCTTCCGGGTTCCGGAGCAGCTCTACGCGGACCCGTTCCGCGTGCGCTGA